One region of Culex pipiens pallens isolate TS chromosome 2, TS_CPP_V2, whole genome shotgun sequence genomic DNA includes:
- the LOC120428794 gene encoding putative helicase MOV-10 → MLQQSVIEKVFFADSYTGNESLNICRFEWFRPSVASNPEQAQAIRNIVNQTSFPAPYVLFGPPGTGKTSTLAEAIGQIYKLRPSVNVLAVAASNSVTNELTSRVLEIIPKKDVYRIFARSYARKIKYIDRDVLDVSNLRSMISDKKNKKKVHRDVKSYRVVLCTTSTAAQFVDANISRNHFSYIFIDECGFAKEISSLAPIMGIGVHDSEITASIVLAGDPKQLGPVILCDYLNETSHSVSLLERITDKELYAKNPLTGEYDPNVITQLRNNFRSHPALLELPNRMFYAGQLRAKASPDKTHWAVGWDRLPNRTVPLIFHHVVGEMKQDENSSSMYNEQEAEQVLSYVEIIMNDGICGKKLEQTAIGIITPYASQVRYLKDLLNMRGWKDIEVGSTEQYQGREKPIMLMSTVRTGSKSVGFLADPKRLNVSLTRAQALMIVVGDLETLRNNRHWAKFIGYCRQNNAVVPSVLEFPVETVALNTESFNSSGSDMRAETSNNTKTPEIDYTILPNQITACTRPVESGDLDADTESDSESGSDSTGNVIVEAELHNRTVETTQIVPAVTGQDNGTLGVILEIANIIVGYVLWPRRPTRPI, encoded by the exons ATGTTACAACAGAGCGTTATCGAAAAGGTGTTCTTTGCTGATTCCTACACTGGGAATGAATCGTTGAATATTTGCAG GTTCGAGTGGTTCCGTCCGAGCGTCGCATCCAATCCGGAGCAAGCCCAGGCGATTCGGAACATTGTCAATCAAACCTCGTTCCCGGCGCCTTACGTGCTGTTCGGTCCACCCGGAACGGGCAAAACGTCCACGCTGGCGGAAGCAATCGGCCAAATCTACAAACTTCGCCCCTCGGTGAATGTTCTCGCAGTGGCCGCTTCAAATTCGGTCACCAACGAGCTGACCAGCCGAGTGCTGGAAATCATCCCCAAGAAAGACGTTTACAGAATCTTTGCTAGATCCTATGCGCGAAAGATTAAGTACATCGATCGGGATGTTCTGGACGTGTCAAATCTACGCAGCATGATAAGtgataagaaaaacaaaaagaagGTACACAGAGATGTAAAATCTTACAGAGTAGTTCTTTGCACTACATCAACTGCAGCTCAATTCGTGGATGCAAATATTTCAAGGAATCACTTCAGCTACATCTTCATCGATGAATGCGGATTCGCCAAGGAGATTTCCAGCCTGGCCCCAATAATGGGCATTGGTGTCCACGACAGTGAAATCACAGCCAGTATCGTCTTGGCTGGGGATCCGAAACAGCTAGGACCAGTCATTCTATGCGACTACCTGAACGAAACCAGCCACAGCGTGTCCCTGCTAGAGCGCATTACGGACAAAGAATTGTACGCGAAGAATCCGCTGACGGGAGAGTATGATCCGAACGTCATCACACAACTTAGAAATAACTTCCGGTCGCATCCAGCACTGCTTGAGCTGCCGAATCGAATGTTCTACGCCGGACAGCTGCGAGCAAAAGCATCTCCCGATAAGACTCACTGGGCCGTGGGTTGGGATCGTTTGCCGAATCGCACCGTTCCGTTGATCTTTCACCACGTGGTCGGTGAGATGAAGCAGGATGAAAACTCCTCCAGCATGTACAACGAGCAGGAAGCTGAACAAGTACTCTCGTACGTGGAAATAATCATGAACGATGGAATTTGTGGCAAGAAACTCGAGCAAACTGCAATCGGGATCATCACTCCGTACGCTAGCCAGGTTCGATATCTGAAGGACCTTCTGAACATGCGTGGCTGGAAAGACATTGAAGTCGGGTCAACGGAGCAATACCAGGGACGCGAGAAGCCCATCATGCTGATGTCGACCGTACGGACGGGCAGCAAGAGTGTGGGCTTTTTGGCCGACCCAAAAAGGCTGAATGTTTCCCTGACGAGAGCGCAAGCCCTGATGATTGTGGTGGGCGATCTGGAGACGCTACGAAATAATAGACATTGGGCAAAATTTATCGGGTACTGTAGACAGAACAATGCCGTAGTGCCTTCCGTGTTGGAATTTCCCGTTGAAACGGTCGCTTTGAACACGGAAAGCTTCAATAGTTCTGGATCAGATATGCGCGCAGAAAcgtcaaataataccaaaacgcCAGAAATAGATTACACTATATTACCCAACCAAATCACAGCTTGTACCAGGCCTGTGGAGTCGGGTGACTTAGATGCCGACACCGAATCAGACTCCGaatccggctccgactccactGGAAACGTAATTGTTGAGGCAGAACTACACAATAGAACAGTTGAAACGACCCAAATTGTCCCTGCTGTCACAGGGCAAGATAACGGAACGCTTGGTGTGATATTAGAGATTGCTAACATAATTGTTGGATATGTTCTATGGCCACGCAGACCAACAAGACCAATTTGA
- the LOC120428808 gene encoding putative helicase mov-10-B.1 isoform X1 has protein sequence MARRQQLDDYEVPAAVKTLCATNFKRTDAYGPEEDALLAKVTEAKKRGSQLTVENYREQLKLLNQIEDEHLAKEFGENVVVGPSLEPRRDLVDPVVGGFKCQIAKKLLGSCKANIKEDGGVRMSINRYDGGIKKITGTVDNVDAHNVTIWVEKDVYSVNKLEFLVERTTFQMEYRALELLEQNVIKNVFFADSYTGNKSLDYMSFEWFRPSIASNPEQAQAIRNIVNQTSFPVPYVLFGPPGTGKTSTLAEAIGQIYKLRPSVNVLAVATSNSAANELTSRLLEIIPEDNVYRFFARSCARKKRDIEKEVLDVSNLRGSTVADSQRFYEKIRPCRVVLCTASTAGRLVGMDIPKEHFSYIFIDECGSAKEISSLVPIVGVGINEGQITASIVLAGDPRQLGPVIPCKYLNDTTHSVSLLERIADKGLYAKNPLTGEYDPNVITQLRNNFRSHPALLELPNRMFYAGQLRAKASPDKTHWAVGWDRLPNRAFPLIFHPVVGEIKQDENSSSMYNEQEAEQVLSYVDTIMNDGICGKKLEQTAIGIITPYARQVRYLKDLLNMRGWKDIEVGSTEQYQGREKPIMLMSTVRTGSKSVGFLADTKRLNVSLTRAQALMIVVGDPETLQNNRHWEKLLQYCRRNNAVFGRSEKPARQVVRQDRERHSERRFYKKAPPTNVGRSRFGGKKVQPEVGEVESKMERLGLDGDC, from the exons ATGGCACG ACGACAGCAGCTGGACGATTACGAGGTGCCGGCGGCCGTCAAAACGTTGTGCGCGACCAACTTCAAACGAACCGACGCGTACGGACCGGAAGAGGACGCCCTGCTGGCGAAAGTGACCGAGGCCAAGAAGCGGGGCTCGCAGCTGACCGTGGAAAACTACAGGGAACAGCTGAAACTGCTGAACCAGATCGAAGATGAACACCTGGCCAAGGAGTTTGGTGAAAACGTAGTGGTTGGGCCCAGTCTGGAGCCCAGGAGAGATCTGGTGGATCCGGTTGTCGGTGGCTTCAAGTGCCAGATAGCG AAGAAGCTGTTGGGAAGTTGTAAAGCAAACATCAAGGAAGATGGAGGTGTACGCATGAGCATCAATCGTTACGACGGAGGTATCAAAAAGATCACCGGAACTGTGGACAACGTGGACGCACATAATGTGACCATTTGGGTGGAAAAGGATGTCTATAGCGTGAATAAGCTTGAATTCCTCGTCGAAAGGACCACGTTTCAGATGGAGTATCGTGCACTTGAGCTGTTGGAGCAGAacgttatcaaaaatgttttctttgctGATTCTTACACCGGGAATAAATCATTGGATTATATGAG tTTCGAGTGGTTCCGTCCGAGCATCGCATCCAATCCGGAGCAAGCCCAAGCAATCCGAAACATCGTCAATCAAACCTCGTTCCCGGTGCCTTACGTGCTGTTTGGTCCACCCGGCACGGGCAAAACGTCCACGCTGGCGGAAGCCATCGGCCAAATCTACAAACTTCGGCCCTCGGTGAATGTTCTCGCAGTGGCCACGTCGAATTCGGCCGCCAACGAGCTAACCAGCCGACTGCTGGAAATCATTCCCGAGGATAACGTTTATCGATTCTTTGCCAGATCCTGCGCGCGCAAGAAGAGAGACATCGAAAAAGAGGTCCTGGACGTGTCGAACCTGCGTGGAAGTACAGTTGCGGACAGTCAACGGTTCTACGAGAAGATTCGACCCTGTCGAGTGGTTCTTTGTACCGCGTCTACCGCAGGTCGACTGGTGGGCATGGATATCCCCAAGGAACACTTTAGCTACATCTTCATCGATGAATGTGGCAGCGCCAAGGAGATTTCCAGCCTGGTTCCGATAGTCGGCGTTGGCATAAACGAGGGTCAAATCACTGCTAGCATTGTTCTGGCTGGAGATCCGAGGCAACTGGGACCGGTCATTCCGTGTAAATATCTAAACGATACGACCCACAGTGTGTCCCTGCTGGAGCGCATCGCGGACAAAGGATTGTACGCGAAGAACCCGCTGACGGGAGAGTATGATCCAAACGTCATCACACAACTCAGGAATAACTTCCGGTCACATCCGGCACTGCTTGAGCTGCCGAATCGTATGTTCTACGCCGGACAGCTGCGAGCAAAAGCTTCTCCCGATAAGACTCACTGGGCCGTGGGTTGGGATCGTCTGCCGAATCGCGCCTTTCCGTTGATCTTTCATCCCGTGGTAGGAGAGATCAAGCAGGATGAAAACTCCTCCAGCATGTACAACGAGCAGGAAGCTGAACAAGTACTCTCGTACGTGGACACCATTATGAACGATGGAATTTGTGGCAAGAAACTCGAGCAAACTGCAATCGGGATCATCACTCCGTACGCGCGCCAGGTTCGATATCTGAAAGACCTTCTGAACATGCGTGGCTGGAAAGACATTGAAGTCGGGTCAACGGAGCAATACCAGGGACGCGAGAAGCCCATCATGCTGATGTCGACCGTACGGACGGGCAGCAAGAGTGTGGGCTTTTTGGCTGACACCAAACGGCTGAACGTATCCCTGACGAGGGCGCAAGCCCTGATGATTGTGGTGGGCGATCCGGAAACGCTACAGAACAATCGACACTGGGAGAAGCTGCTGCAGTACTGCAGACGCAACAATGCCGTGTTTGGAAGGTCGGAGAAGCCGGCAAGGCAGGTTGTACGGCAAGATAGAGAGCGACACTCGGAGAGGAGGTTCTACAAGAAGGCGCCCCCCACCAACGTGGGCCGTTCTCGTTTTGGCGGTAAAAAAGTTCAACCGGAAGTGGGTGAGGTGGAGAGTAAGATGGAACGTCTGGGACTGGATGGAGATTGTTGA
- the LOC120428808 gene encoding putative helicase mov-10-B.1 isoform X2, translating into MSINRYDGGIKKITGTVDNVDAHNVTIWVEKDVYSVNKLEFLVERTTFQMEYRALELLEQNVIKNVFFADSYTGNKSLDYMSFEWFRPSIASNPEQAQAIRNIVNQTSFPVPYVLFGPPGTGKTSTLAEAIGQIYKLRPSVNVLAVATSNSAANELTSRLLEIIPEDNVYRFFARSCARKKRDIEKEVLDVSNLRGSTVADSQRFYEKIRPCRVVLCTASTAGRLVGMDIPKEHFSYIFIDECGSAKEISSLVPIVGVGINEGQITASIVLAGDPRQLGPVIPCKYLNDTTHSVSLLERIADKGLYAKNPLTGEYDPNVITQLRNNFRSHPALLELPNRMFYAGQLRAKASPDKTHWAVGWDRLPNRAFPLIFHPVVGEIKQDENSSSMYNEQEAEQVLSYVDTIMNDGICGKKLEQTAIGIITPYARQVRYLKDLLNMRGWKDIEVGSTEQYQGREKPIMLMSTVRTGSKSVGFLADTKRLNVSLTRAQALMIVVGDPETLQNNRHWEKLLQYCRRNNAVFGRSEKPARQVVRQDRERHSERRFYKKAPPTNVGRSRFGGKKVQPEVGEVESKMERLGLDGDC; encoded by the exons ATGAGCATCAATCGTTACGACGGAGGTATCAAAAAGATCACCGGAACTGTGGACAACGTGGACGCACATAATGTGACCATTTGGGTGGAAAAGGATGTCTATAGCGTGAATAAGCTTGAATTCCTCGTCGAAAGGACCACGTTTCAGATGGAGTATCGTGCACTTGAGCTGTTGGAGCAGAacgttatcaaaaatgttttctttgctGATTCTTACACCGGGAATAAATCATTGGATTATATGAG tTTCGAGTGGTTCCGTCCGAGCATCGCATCCAATCCGGAGCAAGCCCAAGCAATCCGAAACATCGTCAATCAAACCTCGTTCCCGGTGCCTTACGTGCTGTTTGGTCCACCCGGCACGGGCAAAACGTCCACGCTGGCGGAAGCCATCGGCCAAATCTACAAACTTCGGCCCTCGGTGAATGTTCTCGCAGTGGCCACGTCGAATTCGGCCGCCAACGAGCTAACCAGCCGACTGCTGGAAATCATTCCCGAGGATAACGTTTATCGATTCTTTGCCAGATCCTGCGCGCGCAAGAAGAGAGACATCGAAAAAGAGGTCCTGGACGTGTCGAACCTGCGTGGAAGTACAGTTGCGGACAGTCAACGGTTCTACGAGAAGATTCGACCCTGTCGAGTGGTTCTTTGTACCGCGTCTACCGCAGGTCGACTGGTGGGCATGGATATCCCCAAGGAACACTTTAGCTACATCTTCATCGATGAATGTGGCAGCGCCAAGGAGATTTCCAGCCTGGTTCCGATAGTCGGCGTTGGCATAAACGAGGGTCAAATCACTGCTAGCATTGTTCTGGCTGGAGATCCGAGGCAACTGGGACCGGTCATTCCGTGTAAATATCTAAACGATACGACCCACAGTGTGTCCCTGCTGGAGCGCATCGCGGACAAAGGATTGTACGCGAAGAACCCGCTGACGGGAGAGTATGATCCAAACGTCATCACACAACTCAGGAATAACTTCCGGTCACATCCGGCACTGCTTGAGCTGCCGAATCGTATGTTCTACGCCGGACAGCTGCGAGCAAAAGCTTCTCCCGATAAGACTCACTGGGCCGTGGGTTGGGATCGTCTGCCGAATCGCGCCTTTCCGTTGATCTTTCATCCCGTGGTAGGAGAGATCAAGCAGGATGAAAACTCCTCCAGCATGTACAACGAGCAGGAAGCTGAACAAGTACTCTCGTACGTGGACACCATTATGAACGATGGAATTTGTGGCAAGAAACTCGAGCAAACTGCAATCGGGATCATCACTCCGTACGCGCGCCAGGTTCGATATCTGAAAGACCTTCTGAACATGCGTGGCTGGAAAGACATTGAAGTCGGGTCAACGGAGCAATACCAGGGACGCGAGAAGCCCATCATGCTGATGTCGACCGTACGGACGGGCAGCAAGAGTGTGGGCTTTTTGGCTGACACCAAACGGCTGAACGTATCCCTGACGAGGGCGCAAGCCCTGATGATTGTGGTGGGCGATCCGGAAACGCTACAGAACAATCGACACTGGGAGAAGCTGCTGCAGTACTGCAGACGCAACAATGCCGTGTTTGGAAGGTCGGAGAAGCCGGCAAGGCAGGTTGTACGGCAAGATAGAGAGCGACACTCGGAGAGGAGGTTCTACAAGAAGGCGCCCCCCACCAACGTGGGCCGTTCTCGTTTTGGCGGTAAAAAAGTTCAACCGGAAGTGGGTGAGGTGGAGAGTAAGATGGAACGTCTGGGACTGGATGGAGATTGTTGA
- the LOC120428796 gene encoding putative helicase MOV-10 produces the protein MDSNPAIGTMVEMLTKLKLHPDKPASSVRSAAVDVPTTKPANTKKQPKPPKNNNHNPTTKPPKVKKQPPQPNPQKKNIYKEARIARKKKNATATTSNVSAQSKPSENVAHQKFNRRPGTNSMDEFLSKKHKKSSNLKLQRKATAVRVAKPLNGSVRVSCPICQLPFGTKRELRAHLSGDHGAVFSLKPMLNLHDRNGLLKRQVFKVQLQQIPRAVPMFEVQITNATNVVLVLRSVFVFDGNECLHSLFGDTVLRMAPGYCFEEQVTLDDLVLSGARTYSLLIVATPWVEVEADFQIVEQFHFREAGQSRARRTEIKLAKLPDFPVPVAVRFLYKNKFKNQGAFTPAQADLLAEVESFKEPNSLSGDRYHRQLTLLNQIEDEYKIQEFRSYIIMEPKLQKTKFPKYFTISIDQFKARPSMLKEDVVVLLAIEIGERMETFEGVVERIDFEGVLMLFEHGLPLGNPDANFHKLEFVPDRSPFQLEYQALELLESKAMQQLAFPSDFGRSKLPAINEFKWIRQNVASNEEQMAAVRNIVNQSSFPAPYILFGPPGTGKTSTLAEAIGQIYHQRPKENVLVAATSNFAANELTNRLLGVVPDDAIFRFFSKSCTRKVDEFDHEVLEVSNLNGRIYQRLCYEDIYQSRVVVCTLATAGRLNQARIAAKHFSYVFIDECGSAKEISALIPIAGIATFGSEVTASVVLAGDPRQLGPVIMYDYLSHSSQSRSMLDRLIDHGLYAKSPETGEYNRQVITQLRDNFRSHTAILQYSNKTFYEARLRAKASPEVSGWALGWSVLPNQSFPIIFHPLVGKSLQDKNSTSLYNEVEADQVMWYIRKILAEGINGREFKQTDIGVISPYALQVAHLKSRFREPKWADIEIGSVEQYQGREKPIIIVSTVRTRTKCVGFLSDVKRLNVTLTRAQALMIIVGDPSTLGNDPHWKEFIKYCRVNRALVKPTEPAIAPANKANKKKQKPKENPPKQAEKKKPNVVKKVAPIPAKPVPVNNNARKIEEALSSYLWFRQQLHAIANVELLEKF, from the exons ATGGATTCTAATCCGGCGATCGGAACGATGGTGGAAATGCTGACAAAG CTCAAACTGCATCCAGATAAGCCGGCTAGCAGTGTCCGGTCGGCGGCTGTCGATG TTCCTACGACCAAACCCGCAAATACCAAGAAGCAGCCCAAACCCCCAAAGAACAACAATCACAACCCTACGACCAAACCCCCGAAGGTTAAGAAGCAGCCCCCACAGCCCAACCcccaaaagaaaaacatttacaaAGAAGCCAGGATCGCGCGAAAGAAGAAAAATGCAACCGCCACCACGAGCAACGTCTCAGCCCAATCCAAACCATCGGAAAACGTGGCCCATCAAAAGTTCAACCGACGCCCCGGTACCAACTCCATGGACGAATTCCTGtccaaaaagcacaaaaaatccTCCAACCTGAAGCTCCAACGAAAGGCAACCGCCGTCCGCGTGGCAAAACCTCTCAACGGTTCGGTGCGGGTTTCCTGCCCGATCTGCCAGCTTCCTTTCGGGACGAAACGCGAACTCCGGGCGCACCTGTCCGGCGACCACGGTGCCGTCTTTTCGCTCAAACCAATGCTGAACCTTCACGACCGGAACGGGCTGCTGAAGCGGCAGGTGTTCAAGGTTCAGCTGCAGCAGATTCCGCGGGCCGTGCCGATGTTCGAGGTTCAGATCACCAACGCGACCAACGTGGTGCTGGTGCTTCGGTCGGTGTTCGTGTTTGACGGAAACGAGTGTCTGCACTCGCTGTTTGGCGATACGGTACTCCGGATGGCCCCGGGGTACTGCTTCGAGGAGCAGGTCACGCTGGACGATCTGGTGCTGAGTGGGGCGCGGACCTACTCGCTGTTGATCGTGGCCACTCCGTGGGTGGAGGTAGAAGCGGACTTCCAGATCGTGGAGCAGTTTCACTTTAGGGAGGCAGGTCAAAGTCGTGCTCGGCGGACCGAGATCAAGCTGGCCAAGTTGCCGGACTTTCCGGTGCCGGTGGCGGTTCGGTTTTTGTACAAGAACAAGTTTAAGAACCAGGGCGCTTTCACACCCGCTCAGGCGGATCTCCTAGCGGAGGTTGAGAGCTTCAAGGAGCCCAACTCGCTTAGTGGCGATCGGTACCATCGGCAGCTGACGCTGCTGAACCAGATCGAGGACGAGTACAAAATTCAAGAGTTTCGCAGCTACATCATCATGGAGCCGAAGCTGCAGAAGACCAAGTTTCCAAAGTATTTCACCATTTCT ATCGACCAGTTCAAGGCGCGTCCTTCGATGCTCAAGGAGGATGTGGTGGTGTTGCTGGCGATCGAAATTGGCGAACGCATGGAAACCTTCGAAGGCGTGGTGGAGCGAATCGATTTCGAGGGTGTTCTCATGCTGTTCGAGCACGGGCTGCCGCTCGGTAATCCGGACGCCAACTTCCACAAGCTGGAGTTTGTTCCGGATCGGAGTCCGTTCCAGCTGGAGTACCAGGCGTTGGAGCTGCTCGAAAGCAAGGCGATGCAGCAGCTGGCCTTTCCGAGCGACTTTGGACGGAGCAAGCTGCCGGCGATTAATGA ATTCAAGTGGATTCGCCAGAACGTCGCATCCAACGAGGAGCAAATGGCCGCCGTGCGGAACATCGTGAACCAGTCGTCCTTTCCGGCCCCCTACATCCTGTTTGGACCGCCCGGAACGGGCAAGACGTCGACGCTAGCCGAAGCGATCGGCCAAATCTATCACCAACGGCCCAAGGAGAACGTCCTGGTAGCGGCCACGTCCAACTTCGCCGCCAACGAGCTGACCAACCGGCTTCTGGGCGTTGTTCCGGACGATGCGATCTTTCGGTTCTTCTCCAAGTCGTGCACGCGCAAGGTGGACGAATTTGACCACGAGGTGTTGGAGGTGTCCAATTTGAACGGGAGGATCTACCAACGGCTGTGCTATGAAGACATCTACCAGAGTCGGGTGGTGGTTTGTACCTTGGCGACTGCCGGCCGGTTGAACCAGGCCCGGATTGCCGCCAAGCatttttcttatgtttttatCGACGAATGTGGCAGTGCCAAGGAGATTTCCGCACTGATTCCAATCGCTGGAATTGCCACGTTCGGCAGCGAGGTCACTGCGAGTGTCGTACTCGCGGGAGATCCTCGCCAGCTGGGACCGGTCATCATGTACGATTACCTGTCCCACAGCTCACAAAGCAGGTCCATGCTGGACCGGTTGATTGACCACGGATTGTACGCGAAGAGCCCTGAGACGGGAGAGTACAACCGGCAAGTCATCACCCAACTTCGGGACAACTTCCGGTCCCACACTGCAATCTTGCAGTATTCGAACAAAACGTTCTACGAAGCACGACTTCGCGCCAAAGCCAGTCCGGAAGTGTCCGGCTGGGCACTCGGCTGGAGCGTACTGCCCAACCAGAGCTTCCCCATCATCTTTCACCCTCTGGTCGGGAAGTCACTGCAGGACAAAAACTCCACCAGTCTTTACAACGAGGTTGAAGCGGACCAGGTCATGTGGTACATCCGCAAGATCCTCGCGGAAGGCATCAACGGGCGCGAGTTTAAGCAGACCGACATTGGCGTCATTTCGCCGTACGCCCTGCAGGTGGCCCACCTCAAGAGTCGCTTCCGTGAGCCCAAGTGGGCCGACATCGAGATCGGTTCCGTCGAGCAGTACCAGGGTCGAGAGAAACCCATCATCATCGTGTCCACTGTACGAACGCGGACCAAGTGCGTTGGCTTCCTGTCGGACGTTAAACGACTCAACGTGACGCTGACGCGAGCCCAGGCGCTCATGATCATCGTCGGCGATCCATCGACGCTGGGAAATGACCCACACTGGAAGGAGTTTATCAAGTATTGTCGCGTTAATCGGGCACTGGTGAAGCCCACGGAACCGGCGATTGCTCCGGCGAATAAGGCAAATAAAAAGAAGCAGAAACCAAAGGAGAACCCGCCGAAGCAGGCAGAAAAGAAGAAGCCGAATGTGGTGAAGAAGGTGGCGCCCATTCCGGCGAAACCCGTCCCAGTTAATAACAATGCGAGAAAGATTGAGGAAGCGCTTTCTTCGTATCTCTGGTTTAGGCAACAGCTGCATGCGATTGCAAACGTGGAGTTGTTGGAAAAATTCTAG